The sequence below is a genomic window from Salvelinus namaycush isolate Seneca chromosome 2, SaNama_1.0, whole genome shotgun sequence.
ATCCAAATTGAATCGTTTGAGTTCAAGGAAGTTAAAACGATTTAAACGCCGTCTGAGGAAGAAGTATGACATCAGTGTGAGGAGGATGGAAGTGAAAGCCATTGTGTCAGTTATGACAGACACATATAGAGGAGGTGCTCGTGAAGTTGTGTCCTCAATTCTAAAACACGTCAAAGGTCGGAGTAAACGGAGACGTAGACGGCAGGGTGAGTATAGGcattaaaactcaatattaataCTCAATGTTTTTTGTTGCAGGAGGAATTCTTAGATTTTATTGAACCTGTATTACAGTATTTACTCAGTAGCATTTAACTTTTTCCGCTAGTCAAGTGGTTTCAGATTAAAAAATGAGTGTGTGCTTATTTTACAACAGTTAATCGTATGACCTGTGCAGGGTTATTCTGTGTTTTATGGGCCGGTTTCCTGGACCCAGATTGAACCTACTCCTATAAAGGTCGACTTTGGGCAAAAATAATGGCTAAACTTTATAAACAAAATAAGAAAACAATTAAGATAACAACAAACTAGCTATGTTGGTCGCAGCGCACCGGAATGACGCATCAATGAACCACCAAAGGCACACCCCATTTCTGTTGAGGAAGAGGAGTTGGACCGTTGTTCGTGCCCAAAGTCGACCTTTAACTAAAAAGTGTAATAAATTATTGGCAGGTTTTTCACCAAATTCAGATAAAGATACGCCTTTCGTCCATAGACAATGAGAACGATGGGAATCTGACCTCAACTGCCATTAACGAGGAGGTGGATGACCAACAGGTAGGCATAATGGGCTTTAAAAAATATGtttgtgaatatgtgtgtgtgtgtgtgtgtgtgtgtgtgtgtgtgtatgtatgtatatatataaatatctcaGCAAaagcgtcctctcactgtcaactgtttattttcagcaaacttaacatgtgtaaatatttgtatgaacataagattcaacaactgagacataaactgaacaagttccacagacatgtgactaacagaaatggaataccgtgtccctgaacaaaggaggggtcaaaacagtcagtatctggtgtggccaccagctgaattaagtactgcagtgcatctcctcctcatggactgcaccagatttgccagttcttgctgtgagatgttaccccactcttccaccaaggcacctacaagttcccggacatttctgggggaatggccctagccctcaccctccgatccaacaggtcccagatgtgctcaatgggattgagatccgggctcttcgctggccatggcagaacactgacattcctgtcttgcaggaaatcacacactgaacgagcagtgtggctggtggcattgtcatgctgaagggtcatgtcaggatgagcctgcaggaagggtaccacatatgggaggaggatgtcttccctgtaacgcacagcattgagattgcctgcaatgacaacaagctcagtccgatgatgctgtgacacaccgccccagaccatgacggaccctccacctctaaatcgatcctgctccagagtacaggcctcggtgtaacgctcattcattcgacgataaacgcgaatccgaccatcacccctggtgagacaaaaccgcgactcgtcagtgaagagcactttttgccagtcctgtctggtccagcgacggtgggtttgtgctcatctggaatgcatttcaattaacatgtgtgccttgttaatttgtggaatttctttccttcttaatgggtttgagccgatcagttgtgttgtgacaaggtaggggtgttacagaagatagccctatttggtaaaagacccaagtccatattatggcaagaacagctcaaataagcaaagagaaatgactccatcattactttaagacatgaaagtcagtcaatccggaaaatttcaagaactttgttcaagtgcagttgcaaaaaccatgaaGAGCTATGAtgactggctctcatgagggccgccacaggaaaggaagacccagagttacttctgctgcagaggataagttaattagagttaactgcacctcatattgcagcccaaataaatgcttcagagttcaagtaacagacacatcaactgttcagaggagactgcttgaatcaggccttcatagtcgaattgctgcaacggaaccactactaaatgacaccaagaagaagaagacttacttgtgccaagaaacacgagcaatggacattagaccaaagggaaatatgtcctttggtctgatgagtccaaccaccgtgtctttgtgagatgcagagtaggtgaacggatgatctctgcatgtgtggttcccaccatgaagcaaggaggaggaggtgtgatggtgctttgctggtgacactgatttatttagaattcaagacacacttaaccagcatggctaccacagcattctgcagtgatacgccatcccatctagtttgcgcttagcgggactatgacccatcacacctccaggctgtgtaagggctatttgaccaagaaggagagtgatggagtgttgcatcagatgacctggcctccacaatcacccgacctcatcccaattgagatggtttgggaagagttacaccgcagagtgaaggaaaagcagccaacaagttctccgcatatgtggcaactccttcaagactgttggaaaagcattccaggtgaagctggttgagaggatgccaagtgtgcaaagctgtcaagacaaagggtggctatttgaagaatctcaaatataaaatatatttagatttgtttaacacttttttactacataattccatatgttatttcatagttgatgtctttactattctacaacgtagaaaatagtaaaaataaagagaacctttgaatgagtaggtgtccaaacttttgactggtactgtaaatacatTGTCAATTAATTCCAGTGAGAGATCCTGAATATTCCCTCTAGACGTGTACGTGATGACGAGGCTAAGCTGTTATTGTTTCTTTTCCTACACCAACGGCGATGGACGTAACACCGCTGTCTGAGGACAACCAGGCTGGAGGAGCACTCGTTGAACATACTTCCATCACAGCAACTAATAGAAGCAACATTTTTGCACCAATAACAACTGGGAATTCAATTAAACGGGACCTGATCATTTATTATGGTGAGAGAAGCTCATCTCCGGACAGAAGATGGTTTGATTACTGTTTTCATCTGGTGGTGTTTTCTAAAATGTTCCCCATCTCTAGGCCATGACAGGCAGACAGGCGAGGACCCTGGACCAGAGATGGTTGACCAGGTAATTCATTTTATAATTTATTATACACAATCTTCAGAAGATTGTTCTACATGTTTTGGAAATGTATCTACTGTTCTGTCTTGTTAACTTCCTGTAGATGACACAACCAGGACTGGTGCCACTGAATGACCAGAGCAAGAAGAAAGAAAGTAAGTAAAATTCGGTTGGTACCTCAGATTAAGAAAAAAAGACAATCCATTAATTTCACCcaaagtaatatatatatattttttttttttctttgcagACACCATTCGCCTCAAAGGCAAGATCAAATTAGCCCTTAAGAAGAAGTCCGGGAGCATACTAGAGGGTGTGACACAAAGTAAATCAGCCCTTAACAAGGTCTACACAGAGACTTATATGGTCACTTGTGATTCTGCCACCGTCAATAAAGAACATGAGGTGTGGCAGGCTGAAACCGCACACCTCCAAGACACCTCGGAGGACTCGGTCATAAAATGTCAAGATATCTTCAAGCATGATAAAGAAGAACCCATCAGATGTGTGGTGACAAAGGGAGTAGCTGGCATTGGGAAAACTGTGGCAGTCCAGAAATTCATCCTGGACTGGGCAGATGGGATAGAGAATCAACATCTAGACCTTTTAATTCTCCTTTCTTTATGGGATCTAAATGTGATTAAACATCGGCAATGCAGCCTGCATGGACTTCTTCAGGTCTTATACCCTGTATTTAAGGACATAGACATAAAGCTGTATGATGACCTTAAGATTTTGTTAATTATTGATGGACTGGATGAGATCCATCTGCCACTGGAGTTTCAAAAAAACATTCCTATATCTGATGTGTTAGAATCTGCTACCCTGGACGTTATACTTACAAACCTCATCACTGGCCGTCTTCTCCCTaatgctctcctctggataacctcTCGTCCAGTAGCTGCCAATCAGATCCCTCCAGAGAGTCGTGATCGAGTGACAGAGATCAGAGGGTTCAATGATTCACAAAAGAATGTGTACTTCACAAGGAAAATCAGTGATCCATTGATGGCCAGCCATATCATCTCAGGCCTTAAATCAACCCGGAGCCTCTACATCATGTGCCATGTACCGTTGTTCTGCTGGATAGCAGCAACTGTTTTTCAGGATATCCTGGGTAAAGTCGGCCCAAAGTCTAGATCTTTATCTACAACCCTTACTGAATTGTACATCCATTACCTAGTGAACCAAACAATTATCAGTTTTAAGAAGTACGATTCAACTCATGAAGATGGTAAAGAAAATACTTTGTTTTGCTTCAAAGACGTAATTTTCAAATTGGGACAGCTAGCGTATCATAACCTGTTAATTCAAAACGTGCACTTCACAGAACAGGACTTGAAGGACTGTGGTATTAGTGTCAAGGATGCTGCTAAATGCCCTGGCCTATGTACTGAAGTTGTACAATTAGAGCATGGACTGTATCCCAAGAAACTGTACTGTTTCATACACCTGAGTGTTCAGGAGTTCTTAGCAGCTCTGTACGCATTTCATGAATTTGAAAACCGCAGGATTGACTCAGTGAAAGCCTTAATCAAAAAGAAGAATGGAAGCACTCCCAttgattttttatattttctcaaAGGTGCTCTGGACAGTGCATTAGATAGTAAAAATGGACACCTGGACCTTTTCACACGCTTCCTTGTCGGGATCTCTCACGACTCCAGCCGGGACCTCCTTCAAGGACTTCTGGGAGAGACACTCAGCAGTTCAGAACACAACAAAAAGTTAATTGGATACATCAAGATATTGAAAAGAAAGTCCCTCTCCCCAGAGAGATGCATCAACCTGATCCACTGTCTGCTGGAGCTGAAGGACCCCATACTGCAGAATGACAACCAGGTACCGTCTTCTGACACGCCGCTAACTCCCTTTCAGTGCTCTTTCTTGGCATTTATCTTCATGTCAGAGAAGCCTGAAGAGTTTGACTTCAGGAATAAACAAACCTCGGAGGACGGTTTCTACAGACTGGCTCCTGCTTTGCAGTCTTGCTCTACAGCATTGTAAGTATCACTGTGAAATGTGTATCATTACATTAAGTATGTATATCAAACATGTTTTAAGTTTGCATTGTGATGTTCAAATTGAAAAGATTAAAACAGCAACTTTGAACTCACTCTTTCACAGGCTCAACTGTTGTCACATGACACCACTGCTATGTGCAACTGTGGCCTCAGTTCTCCGATCTCCGAATTCCTGTATTACAGTCCTGGATCTGGGCCACAACAACCTGGGCGATGTAGGGGTGCGACGCCTTTGTGATGGGCTGTGGAACGCCAACTGCAAGGTGAAAACTCTGAACCTCAGCCACAACAATGTTGGAGAGCAAGGTGTCAAGGAACTCTGCAAGGAACTCTGCAAAGTGCTGATTCGTCCCACCTTGAAGCTTCTGACCTTGGACCTCAGCTGCAATGACCTTGGGGACTTGGGGTTGGAGTCCCTTGCTTTTGCCCTCTACGAGCGTTGCACGCTGCAGGCACTGAGGTATGTACAGCAGTGCCAAATTAGACAATGACACATTAAGGGTTTGCCTTAATCGCTGAACTCTGCTGACCTGTGGCTATAGATGGTTCTTCAATGTTCCTAGTTTTAAAGGTGAAACAAATATTTATTTCATAATTATTTTCCCTATTCATTTACAGACTATCTGGTTGTTTGATCACATTGCCTGAGACCGTGTCCTCTGTCCTGGTCATAGCTTTGAGGTCCGACCCCTTCCAGATGAAAGAGCTGGATCTGAGCTACAATCCCCTCGGGGACATTGAATTGGATTTCCCTTTTCAGCTGAAGCTGAAGTGAGTTAGATTGTGTAAAAGAATACCAATGTGCTTCTAAATCAAATATTCACGAGTAGATATAAACGTTGATAGATTAGAACAACGATCTGTTAGTGAATTACCTTTAGCTATGACCCTTGTTACATCCTAGTGTCAATAtaatttggggcggcaggtagcctagtggttagagcattgggccagtaaccaaaaggttgctagatcgaatccccgtaaaaatctgtcgttctgcccctgaacaagacagttaacccactgttcctaggccgtcattgtaaataagaatttgttcttaactgacttgcctcgttaaataaatagaaaatatACTGCATTGCCTGAGTAGTGTGAGCATTTCCAGGTTTTCATTCCTCCCTCTTTATGTTGTCTTTCAGCCTGGAGcacagaggagagagcaggaataAACCAGGTCTGCAGAAATGTGAGGAAATATCCATCTATCATTCTCACCTTTGCGAACACAGTAATTCACAGTGGCCTCTGTGGAATATTTGACATCTAGCGGTACTATGTACCGATTCATGTGTCAAGTGTGACAGCAAAGCTTGTGTTGCAGGTTGTCATGTAAAATTCTTCCCAGTGTGAGAGAGTTCCCAATCGTTCTGATTGTGTTGTTGTTGAGAActtgaacttgttctcaactagcctacctggttaaataaaggtgaaataaaaacaaatttTAAAAATTAACATGTCGTAAAATTTATCCCAGCGTGAAAATGTTCCTAGTTCAATAATTGCACGCTGTGATAAATTTTACAGCATGACGTCACGATCAGATCGATCGGGAACTATTTCACACTGGGAAGATTTTTACTAGACACAGGTAACTGAAACCTTCTAATTTGAACACATTTCAGATGCATGTGAACTCACACTAGACCCCAGCACAGCGAACGATTTCCTCGTTCTGTCTAAGGGGGACAAGAAGGTGACGCGCCAGAGCAAGAAGCAGTGGTATCCCATCACCCAAGACAGGTTTGATAAATGCAACCAGGTGCTGTGTAAGGAGGGCCTCGACAAGCGTCATTACCTGGAGGTGGAGTGTCTACACAACGTTCACATAGGCATGGCCTACAAGGGAATCGAGAGGAAAGGAACCGGTGAAAGCGTAACACTAGGATGCAATGCCAATTCTTGGACTTTGTACGCCTCGAAGTATAAGGGCCATGCACAGCACAAAGACATTCTACACAGGTTACAGCTCCCCAAAATCAAAGCACAAGTGCCCTACAGAGTAGGAGTGTTTCTGGATTGGCCGGCCGGCACTTTGTCCTTTTACATGGTCAACCAATTGGGCACAATGACCCATCTGTATACATTCCacaccacattcactgagcctCTCTATCTTGGGTTTGGACTGAACTCTCTGACCACAACCGTTCATCTCTTATAGTCACAGCCTACCACACAGTCTTACAGACATGTTTTGCTGTATCACATGGTGGAGTGGGAGAGGGGTTtagacagtggtgtaaagtacttaagtaaaaaatacttgaaagtactacttaagaagtttttgggggtatctgtactttactatttatagtttTGACTTGGACTACTTTtaattcactacattcctaaagaaaatattgtactttttactccatacattttccctgacacccaagaGTAGTCATTAcactttgaatgcttagcaggacaggaaaatggtccaattcacacacttatcaagagaacatccctggtcatccatactgcctctgatctgttggactcactaagCGCATGTttggtttgtaaatgatgtctgagccCCTGGCTATGCGTAAGTTTTAAACTAGAAAATGGTGCAGCCTGGTTTGctttataaggaatttgaaaagatgtatactttaacttttgatactaagtatattttagcaattacatttactttagatacttaagtacattttgaaccaaatacttttagacttttactcaagtagtattttactggctgactttcacttatacttgagtcattttctattaagttatctttacttttactcaagtatgacaagtgggtactttttccaccactgggttaAGACTGTATTCTCTTGTATCAAACGGAGCAGATCCCTTGGCTTTAATGTCATAGTTGGGGACACAATGGTTACTGCCAAAGATACCGTAAGCTACCTTGGATGGAAGTTAGATAGGTGACTATCTGTACCACATCCATACTGTAATGCAATTGTTTTATGCATTAAACAAAAAAGCATCAGTGTTTCTGCACAGTCATTGCATGGGCCACGTTCAGTCTCCAGATAGAAATGCCAGGAATAGAGCCAACATGATTCATTGTTTTACATGTCATAGAGACACGTTTGTTCTACATAACGTTCTGGAACCTTCAGATAGAAATAATGTTGTGTCCTGCTGAACACGCCCCTTGTCTAGGCCGTGTGTGTTTTTTATTGCACTAATCACGTCTACAATACAAAACAGATGAAAGTGTAGACTACAAAGCTTAGCATAGGATTTTACAAACATACCTTGACGTACATCCCACAGGTGTTTTATAACTCTGTTGGTTTCTTAGCCTCTAGCCTAGTTTCTAATGACTGTCTCTGAACAGAACATAAGAAACGTGTACAGGAATTTGTTTTTTCTTGGCAAATCATGAATGTTAATCATGGTTACCGGGGGGAGGCTACGCTGCAGTAGATGTGACAGACTCAGGGCAGACAGTGATTTGGAGGCCCATGTCTATAGAGAGCAATAGAAATGGTGTATTTTTGTAGGCACCAATGCTAGTCGGAACTAAGAAACTCAAAATGTTCTACTGGCTGATTCGTTGGACACTGCACGTATATAACTACTACCAGTTAGCTAGTCGGAAATGTGAGGTTTTTTCTAGTTACGACTAGCATGTGAAAGCAGCGCAACTCTGCCATGCCTCGTTGGCCAAAGCCTATGGGACAATtaatgtttttggggggataaatggtgaaaataaggtctgtgccTTGACTAATTAAGCAAATACATAAATAGATTTTCTGTCAGACATTTAAATCGCtcaaaaaatgtattacaaactAACAAGCCTGTCTGAGGGAAATATTTGGATCAGTTAGGCCTATGGGTCTCCTTTCGATAGGTTACCAGGTATAGTGATGCATATTAGCAGGACAGTCATATTGTTACTAGGATAAACTGTATATTGGTATTAACAGATACAATTAGAGTTATGGGCTTCTGAGATACGCTGCCTGTCCTGGTCTGGTGGAACATCATTCTTCTGAGTGCACTCTTGCCTATACGTATCATCTTGATACAGAGTCCGAAACCCTCCCAGCCCACATCAATTCTCAGAATTTGAGACCCAGCCCAGTAAAAGCCTCAAGCATGAACATTAAGGCAAATTATGTAGGCCCCGTTTTATTTTGTTAccataattatatatatatattttaaatacatatttttaaataAAGATGGACAAATGAAGATCACTTACTCAGGCCTTTTATCATTGAAAAACATTGTCAGTTCCGGACTGGGTGACTGCCATAGACACCAATGGAATAGCAGCTGGGTTTGGTCTACTATAGTTCATTGCCTATAATTGAACCAGGGGAAAAAAGTGAGTGGGGTGTCTAGCTTCCGCTTCCGTCTCGGTTGACTGTTATGCCTAATGGTAAATCTGCCACTGAGACGGGCAATTACAGGCGTTTTCTGATAAAGCCATTTCTTGAGTTAAATTACACCCATTGATGCTCGTCATTGGTCCGTGGCCGTTTCTTTCGCATTAGGGACAACAGCTGTTGAAGACTGgcaatagctaggtttccatccaattgatgacagattttcatgcgaatattctctAATCCGCATATaaacaatatgcgcattttcccaacAGACAGGTGTTttcatcaaattgacttgttgcagatacaaggctgtgcgtgatgacgtagtgcacataaaataccgtttgctgttaaattcccCATGAACCAAATAAAATAAAGATAAATCACTTTTGCATTGGACCACACAGAATAGTACTCATCAATCCACGTGCTAAATTAAGTCACTTCTGTTTTCACCCGACTTCGCCATAGGCCAGGGAAGGCAGCCAGGTTCCAAATCGAATGCGATCAACTTTCAACTGGAGTAAAACGGGCGAGATTAATCGAACCTACTCACTATAGTGAAGCCTAACCCGCCACGtcagttatcctaacctgctatatAAACAAATAATTTGTGTCGAGAAACGGTCAGTCTCATTATCATCGGAATTGACCAAAGACAAGCACCAATGGGCGTTTCCTGCTGTCAAGAAACGATCACATCAAGAAACGCCCTGAATTGCGTTCTGCAATTACACCATATTGGAGACTGCGTAAACTACAAAgaggttacatgcacacaataatacgattattgtggatagtcagattaatataatagttcgtTTAAAAACGTTTACATGTTTTGCAAGAataacgatttccctaataaGCCAGTTTATATGgccacatctgaaatcaggctactgcTTTGCCatttgataaatgcagaaaatcgccaatcaaaataaacgttctaccacgGTGACCATGTTATCTTTGCGAAGACTATTTGATTCTGATTTGGGACATATAAAGACAAAGTTTGTCTGTGAAAATTGTTTAtaagatgcatactttcagtttttccgAACTCCTCTCATTCGCGCAAAAGAGCGAAGCTTCGCGCTACCGGCTGCTGGCACATCAGCAGATGAAATGCACCGCAGACCACGCCGATTCTGCTGTTTACGTGTCCTAATAATTGTTTTAAATTGTTCAGAAACCCAGGTGTGTTAATCAACGTATGCTTACTTCGATCATGACCTTACGCCGATTAAGATAAGAAGAacaaggtgtttacatgactattgccATACTCGGCCTTCatccataatcagtttaatatcaaaTAGTTAGTGTGAATGTAAACGTACTTAGTGATCGATTGACGGACAACCAATTAGAATGTTGTTGTTGAGGAAACATTGTGTCGAGTGGGCGGGGAGAGAACGACAGACTGACTGCTTCACAAACTCTGACACTTTCACTCACAGTCGCCCTAGTAGGATAACCTACTTTCGCACTTCTGACCCTCGACATGTCAAACAACAACGCCAGCAGCAACTTGGTCGTCGCTCAGAGAGTAGTGAAACAGCTGCGGTTGGAGGCCAGTGTCCGTAGGATCAAGGTAAAAGGGATAGTAGCAGCAACACTAACACCAAACAAACACGGAAGAGCTGTTAACGACACTCCTGTCGCTGGGACAGCGTCGCGGCTTGGAGTAGGC
It includes:
- the LOC120017656 gene encoding NACHT, LRR and PYD domains-containing protein 3-like, with product MRSMESKLNRLSSRKLKRFKRRLRKKYDISVRRMEVKAIVSVMTDTYRGGAREVVSSILKHVKGRSKRRRRRQDNENDGNLTSTAINEEVDDQQAMDVTPLSEDNQAGGALVEHTSITATNRSNIFAPITTGNSIKRDLIIYYGHDRQTGEDPGPEMVDQMTQPGLVPLNDQSKKKENTIRLKGKIKLALKKKSGSILEGVTQSKSALNKVYTETYMVTCDSATVNKEHEVWQAETAHLQDTSEDSVIKCQDIFKHDKEEPIRCVVTKGVAGIGKTVAVQKFILDWADGIENQHLDLLILLSLWDLNVIKHRQCSLHGLLQVLYPVFKDIDIKLYDDLKILLIIDGLDEIHLPLEFQKNIPISDVLESATLDVILTNLITGRLLPNALLWITSRPVAANQIPPESRDRVTEIRGFNDSQKNVYFTRKISDPLMASHIISGLKSTRSLYIMCHVPLFCWIAATVFQDILGKVGPKSRSLSTTLTELYIHYLVNQTIISFKKYDSTHEDGKENTLFCFKDVIFKLGQLAYHNLLIQNVHFTEQDLKDCGISVKDAAKCPGLCTEVVQLEHGLYPKKLYCFIHLSVQEFLAALYAFHEFENRRIDSVKALIKKKNGSTPIDFLYFLKGALDSALDSKNGHLDLFTRFLVGISHDSSRDLLQGLLGETLSSSEHNKKLIGYIKILKRKSLSPERCINLIHCLLELKDPILQNDNQVPSSDTPLTPFQCSFLAFIFMSEKPEEFDFRNKQTSEDGFYRLAPALQSCSTALLNCCHMTPLLCATVASVLRSPNSCITVLDLGHNNLGDVGVRRLCDGLWNANCKVKTLNLSHNNVGEQGVKELCKELCKVLIRPTLKLLTLDLSCNDLGDLGLESLAFALYERCTLQALRLSGCLITLPETVSSVLVIALRSDPFQMKELDLSYNPLGDIELDFPFQLKLNLEHRGESRNKPGLQKYACELTLDPSTANDFLVLSKGDKKVTRQSKKQWYPITQDRFDKCNQVLCKEGLDKRHYLEVECLHNVHIGMAYKGIERKGTGESVTLGCNANSWTLYASKYKGHAQHKDILHRLQLPKIKAQVPYRVGVFLDWPAGTLSFYMVNQLGTMTHLYTFHTTFTEPLYLGFGLNSLTTTVHLL